From a region of the Trichoderma atroviride chromosome 6, complete sequence genome:
- a CDS encoding uncharacterized protein (EggNog:ENOG41~TransMembrane:1 (o587-605i)): MYPAHSFVPWKQSSCCISSRLCCPWFSPPPSSEACGDTMSSSDGTAADASWERSDGRSRPPPTVNTIRRIRQACTNCRHRKTRCSGERPRCMNCRRVDRVCHYEPYSTTNPPSSASVAANNGAAKGKSPSSLFPRAGVVDPELLNRINTIESQLAQLHSQGLIGFLNGEHQNGSVAFPDLAAATGYQEVSPKFTEPSPPQHQYPPSAPEPTNTVPDLSSTMRFTTAPPPAVMDHLIDAYFLHVHNQPYSYFHEQSFRERVNYGLIPKCLLFAILASALKFSDIEYFQGSIREATEAYAREAWLAILHEHLTVENNPTLAVAQASNILGVVDFTCGRTSSGWLKIGLAVRIAQDLQLMREPKNTMPPIEQEEHRRAFWSIYLLDKLVSVGQSRPPAIAEEDIHVQLPSDEETLRRGIWKKTPTLHQLINWKSETESSVNGTFTQTILAATALGRCCRYVLHGREMDEMPPWDPRSDFTLLNTFLLLIDHHLQVETPSIPQIVEHYRRPDGTLDFQSLEHVVFARIVFHTAHCLLNHPFLLRMRLQKSNCKVPPKFLTRSFQISCNHARSISSLVEDAIASGCHVQSSFYAYASILAGGILSLAIHIDQEKGQVTDPETLNHYQKAIHILERTGRRWDHASKMHLQLMLFDANYHSLAALVDSQTPEVDPKLESALWLMVDYVAMSALNETALTPPPLSTDTFLSPLNAQMSLDSNDGFSGLGSDANSDPNVAFLGNGVPL; encoded by the exons ATGTACCCCGCTCATTCTTTTGTTCCATGGAAGCAATCTTCGTgctgcatctcatctcgaCTCTGCTGTCCATGGTTTTCTCCGCCTCCGTCATCTGAGGCATGCGGCGACACCATGTCCTCGTCCGACGGAACAGCAGCCGATGCTTCATGGGAACGGTCCGATGGCCGATCGCGGCCTCCACCAACTGTCAACACCATCCGCCGCATCCGCCAGGCCTGCACGAATTGTCG gcaTCGCAAGACGAGATGTTCCGGCGAGCGGCCCAGATGCATGAACTGTCGACGAGTCGATCGCGTCTGCCACTATGAACCCTACTCCACCACCAATCCCCCGAGCTCAGCTTCAGTTGCTGCGAACAATGGCGCGGCAAAGGGCAAatcgccgtcttctctcttccctcgCGCCGGCGTGGTTGAT CCGGAGCTCCTGAATAGGATCAACACCATCGAATCGCAGCTGGCGCAACTGCACAGCCAAGGCCTGATTGGCTTTCT GAATGGCGAGCATCAGAATGGATCCGTTGCTTTCCCAGATCTCGCGGCTGCCACTGGCTACCAGGAAGTCTCGCCAAAGTTCACCGAGCCATCGCCTCCTCAGCATCAATATCCGCCTTCCGCCCCCGAGCCCACAAACACCGTTCCCGACTTGTCAAGTACAAT GAGATTTACTACCGCGCCGCCTCCCGCCGTCATGGATCACCTCATCGATGCATATTTCCTCCACGTCCACAACCAGCCATATTCATATTTTCACGAACAGAGCTTCCGGGAGAGGGTCAACTACGGTCTTATACCAAAGTGCCTGCTCTTTGCAATTTTGGCCTCTGCCCTTAAATTCTCAGATATCGAATACTTCCAGGGTTCCATACGCGAGGCCACCGAGGCATACGCTAGAGAAGCCTGGCTAGCCATCCTCCATGAGCATCTGACCGTCGAGAACAATCCGACGTTGGCAGTTGCCCAAGCTAGCAACATCCTTGGCGTGGTCGATTTTACAT GCGGTCGTACAAGTTCGGGGTGGTTAAAGATTGGCCTTGCCGTCCGCATTGCGCAAGACTTGCAGCTCATGAGGGAACCGAAAAATACAATGCCACCAATTGAGCAGGAAGAACACCGGAGGGCTTTTTGGTCAATATACCTTCTTGACAAGCTGGTCTCAGTTGGTCAAAGCCGCCCGcctgccattgccgaggaGGATATTCACGTCCAACTGCCCAGCGACGAGGAGACACTCAGAAGGGGCATCTGGAAGAAGACTCCCACACTCCATCAGCTTATCAACTGGAAATCCGAGACGGAATCATCGGTCAACGGCACCTTTACGCAGACGATACTCGCTGCGACAGCCTTGGGTCGATGTTGTCGATATGTCTTGCATGGGCGTGAGATGGACGAAATGCCACCATGGGATCCCAGGTCCGACTTCACACTACTAAACacctttttacttttaatcgaccatcatcttcaagtGGAGACTCCTTCTATCCCTCAAATTGTAGAGCACTATCGCAGGCCGGATGGCACCCTGGACTTCCAGTCACTTGAACACGTTGTGTTTGCGCGCATCGTATTTCACACCGCTCACTGTCTCCTTAATCACCCCTTTCTTCTCCGGATGAGGCTCCAGAAATCAAATTGCAAGGTACCGCCGAAATTTTTAACTCGTTCCTTTCAAATCAGCTGCAATCATGCTCGATCAATATCCAGCTTAGTGGAGGATGCCATTGCATCTGGCTGCCATGTTCAATCCTCCTTTTACGCATATGCCTCCATCCTTGCCGGTGGCATTCTCTCTTTAGCCATCCATATCGACCAAGAGAAGGGGCAGGTGACGGACCCGGAAACACTCAACCACTACCAAAAGGCCATTCATATACTAGAAAGGACAGGGAGGAGATGGGATCATGCTTCGAAAATG catcttcaattAATGCTATTCGATGCCAACTACCATTCTCTCGCCGCCCTTGTGGACTCCCAAACGCCGGAAGTCGATCCGAAATTGGAATCTGCGCTGTGGCTCATGGTCGACTACGTAGCCATGTCGGCACTGAACGAGACAGCACTAACACCCCCTCCTTTATCCACTGATACGTTTCTAAGCCCACTCAATGCTCAAATGAGCCTTGACAGTAATGATGGGTTTTCGGGCTTAGGCTCCGATGCGAATTCCGATCCAAACGTTGCTTTTCTTGGTAACGGCGTACCCTTATGA
- a CDS encoding uncharacterized protein (EggNog:ENOG41), which produces MAPSAIDSTANDVQNLDFQGNFVQIINGKSAPTDKTRHGINPATLKPRPDVPVATQEDVDKAVEAGKAAFKKWRKVPYEERKAAVLAYADAIEKFQTEFRDLLISEQGKPIPQADVETGAAIAWFRGMASIELPEEIIEDNDKHTIFTRYTPLGVAAAIVPWNFPLLVAAGKMAPALLTGNVVILKPSPFTPYGGLKLVELAQQFFPPGVVQSLSGDDNLGPWITSHPGIDKISFTGSTHTGKLVMQSASKTLKRVTLELGGNDAAIVFPDVDVESVAEKAALYAFVNSGQVCLNMKRIYVHESIFEQFRDAMVKHIKAYTVGDGSQTGVSHGPVQNSMQYERVKTYFDDIEKQGWKVAVGGKIEPLANGYYITPTVIDRPPEDSRIVVEEPFGPIVPLLSWSTEEEVIARANNSTMGLGASVWSKDVKKAEQFGRDLEAGTVWINGHFEINPLVPFGGHKESGIGVEWGANGLKEYCNVQSMFVNK; this is translated from the exons ATGGCACCCTCAGCTATTGACTCAACAGCCAACGACGTCCAAAACCTGGACTTCCAAGGCAACTTTGTCCAAATCATCAACGGCAAAAGTGCACCAACAGACAAAACCCGCCACGGAATCAACCCAGCCACTCTCAAGCCGAGGCCTGACGTCCCCGTCGCGACTCAGGAGGACGTCGACAAGGCCGTCGAGGCCGGCAAGGCGGCGTTTAAGAAGTGGCGCAAGGTCCCCTACGAGGAGCGCAAGGCTGCCGTGTTGGCATACGCAGATGCCATTGAAAAGTTCCAGACCGAGTTTCGAGATTTGCTCATCTCGGAGCAGGGAAAGCCG ATCCCCCAAGCAGATGTCGAAACAGGTGCCGCGATTGCCTGGTTCAGGGGCATGGCCTCCATCGAGCTCCCCGAGGAAATCATCGAAGACAACGACAAGCACACAATCTTCACCAGATACACGCCTTTGGGCGTGGCTGCCGCCATCGTTCCCTGGAACTTCCCCCTCTTGGTAGCAGCTGGAAAGATGGCACCCGCTTTGCTCACGGGAaacgtcgtcatcctcaAGCCCTC GCCTTTCACGCCCTACGGCGGCCTGAAGCTCGTTGAGTTGGCGCAGCAGTTCTTCCCTCCTGGCGTTGTTCAATCTCTCAGCGGAGATGACAATCTTGGTCCTTGGATCACTAGCCACCCTGGCATCGACAAGATTAGCTTTACAGGTTCAACACACACAGGGAAGCTGGTTATGCAGAGTGCGTCCAAAACTCTGAAGAGAGTCACTCTTGAGCT TGGTGGCAATGACGCGGCCATTGTCTTCCCCGATGTAGATGTCGAAAGCGTAGCAGAAAAAGCTGCTCTCTACGCCTTTGTCAACTCTGGACAG GTCTGCTTAAACATGAAGCGCATCTACGTCCACGAATCCATCTTTGAACAGTTTCGCGACGCCATGGTCAAGCACATCAAGGCCTACACCGTGGGCGACGGATCCCAGACCGGTGTCAGTCACGGGCCTGTTCAAAACTCGATGCAGTACGAGCGCGTCAAGACATACTTTGACGATATCGAGAAGCAAGGCTGGAAGGTCGCTGTTGGCGGCAAGATTGAGCCTTTAGCGAATGGCTACTATATCACCCCTACTGTTATTGACCGACCTCCTGAAGACTCGCGAATTGTCGTGGAGGAACCTTTTG GCCCCATCGTTCCCCTGCTCTCATGGAgcaccgaagaagaagtcatcgCTCGCGCAAACAACTCAACCATGGGCCTCGGCGCCTCCGTATGGTCCAAGGACGTCAAGAAAGCCGAGCAGTTCGGCCGCGATCTCGAAGCCGGGACCGTCTGGATCAACGGACACTTTGAGATCAACCCGCTGGTGCCATTTGGCGGACACAAGGAGAGCGGCATCGGTGTCGAGTGGGGAGCCAACGGCTTGAAGGAGTACTGCAACGTGCAGTCTATGTTTGTGAACAAATAA